The following DNA comes from Sphingopyxis sp. BSN-002.
TGATGGCCCTCGCGACCTCGCTCTTTTTCTTCTTCATGCTTGCAGGCCAAGCTTAGCTTGCGGGCTCGCCCGCCTCGGCGAGACGGGCTTCGATCATCGCACGCTGCGGCAGAATGATCCCGAGAAGGCCTGCGAGCGTCGACGCGCCGAGCTTGCGCATGAGACGCGACCGATGGATTTCGACGGTGCGGTGGCTGATCCCGAGCTCAAGGCCGATCTGCTTGTTTGTGAGGCCGCGAACCAGTCCGCAGACGACCTCGACCTCGCGCAGAGTCAATCGCTCGATGGACGCAGAGCGCTGGGGCCTTGACCCGAGCGGGGCCGAGCGAGAGGCGGTGTGGAGACGCGCTTCTCGGTTATAGTCGCGGCGGACCGTCGTCATGCCATGCTTCCTCCGATAGGCGGGTCTATCGGGGCAGGCGGTCGGGGTCGCTACGTAATGTCCGCAGACGCGGTCCGGCCCATTCAGGCGCCGAGACCGGCGGCGAAAGCGAGCCGGAGCGCGTCGGACAGGCTGCGAACGTCGAGTTTCGCCATGAGATTGGCGCGATGCACTTCGACCGTGCGCGGCGAGATGCCGAGATCATAGGCGATCGTCTTGTTGGGAAGCCCCTGCGCCAGGCCCTCGAGCACTTCGCGCTCGCGCGGCGTCAGGACGGCGAGGATGACGTCGGCCTCGGCAGCGCGCGCCGCCGCGCCGTCGGCAGAAGCCATGCGAGCAAAGGCGGTCTCGA
Coding sequences within:
- a CDS encoding LuxR C-terminal-related transcriptional regulator gives rise to the protein MTLREVEVVCGLVRGLTNKQIGLELGISHRTVEIHRSRLMRKLGASTLAGLLGIILPQRAMIEARLAEAGEPAS